The following are from one region of the Hydrogenophaga sp. BPS33 genome:
- a CDS encoding muconate cycloisomerase family protein, translated as MPATHFIERIQARILDIATIRPHKLSFGAISQQSPVIVQLWLSNGASGFGEAATIGGPSWNEESPESILHAINEHLAPALLGTDGTRAGQALALMDTRCRGNAFAKSAVEMALIDALARTLGVPAWQLLGGKRHESLPLAWTLASGDVQRDLEEAHLRLEQKRHRIFKMKIGARAPEADLAHVSQIARGLEGHATLTVDVNQAWDGNTARRFLPRMIDAGVTLIEQPVAKWNVEALKTLTTALGDRASIMADETVCTPQDAMRLAREQACHVFSLKVAKHGGLLRTRAVAEIAEAADIGWYGGTMLETSLGSAASAHVFSTLGTQHHGCELFGPQLLVDDIVTERMPIVDFELQLPDGPGLGIEIDPERLERFDRARQGLNATHVDLGRRTLTV; from the coding sequence ATGCCCGCCACGCATTTCATCGAACGGATCCAGGCGCGCATTCTCGACATCGCGACGATCCGGCCGCACAAGCTGTCCTTCGGCGCGATCAGCCAGCAAAGCCCGGTCATCGTGCAGCTGTGGCTCTCCAACGGCGCCAGCGGCTTTGGCGAAGCGGCCACCATCGGCGGCCCTTCGTGGAACGAAGAGTCCCCAGAATCCATCCTCCACGCCATCAACGAACACCTGGCGCCCGCGCTGCTGGGCACCGACGGCACGCGAGCGGGCCAAGCGCTGGCGCTCATGGACACCCGCTGCCGCGGCAACGCCTTCGCCAAGAGCGCGGTGGAAATGGCCCTGATCGACGCACTGGCGCGCACCCTGGGCGTACCCGCATGGCAACTGCTCGGCGGCAAGCGCCACGAGAGCCTGCCGCTGGCCTGGACGCTGGCCAGCGGCGACGTGCAGCGCGACCTGGAAGAAGCGCATCTGCGCCTGGAGCAGAAACGCCACCGCATCTTCAAGATGAAGATTGGCGCGCGCGCGCCCGAGGCCGATCTGGCCCATGTGAGCCAGATTGCTCGCGGCCTGGAAGGACACGCCACCCTCACCGTGGACGTGAACCAGGCCTGGGACGGCAACACCGCCCGGCGCTTCCTGCCGCGCATGATCGACGCCGGCGTGACGCTGATCGAGCAGCCGGTGGCCAAGTGGAACGTCGAAGCCCTCAAGACCCTGACCACGGCGCTCGGTGACCGCGCCAGCATCATGGCGGACGAAACCGTGTGCACCCCGCAGGACGCGATGCGGCTGGCCCGCGAGCAGGCCTGCCATGTGTTCTCGCTCAAGGTCGCCAAACACGGCGGGCTCCTGCGCACGCGCGCGGTCGCCGAGATCGCCGAAGCGGCCGACATCGGCTGGTACGGCGGCACCATGCTGGAGACCTCCTTGGGCAGCGCCGCATCGGCCCATGTCTTCAGCACGCTGGGCACGCAGCACCACGGCTGCGAACTGTTCGGCCCGCAGTTGCTGGTCGACGACATCGTGACCGAGCGCATGCCCATCGTGGATTTCGAGCTGCAACTGCCGGATGGGCCGGGCTTGGGCATCGAGATCGACCCCGAGCGCCTGGAGCGCTTCGACCGCGCCCGCCAGGGCCTGAACGCCACCCACGTCGACCTCGGCCGACGCACCCTCACCGTTTGA